The Montipora capricornis isolate CH-2021 chromosome 6, ASM3666992v2, whole genome shotgun sequence genome has a window encoding:
- the LOC138052670 gene encoding KH domain-containing RNA-binding protein QKI-like isoform X1 yields MSCSVASSEYLNELLSDKTTVSKMPKIFLHAERLLDQEINRVRNELFHGMVNNDTDSSITELQLPPQVGPRIKLSEKVFAPVKEYPKFNFVGRVIGPRGMTLREVETTTGCKLLVRGKGSMKDKKVEEEKRGQPNYEHLEEDLHVLISVEDTEDRAQVRLAKAMEKVKDLLQPVDEGEDELKKKQLKDLALMNGTLREQGGNAAVLHNGLLGMPISPALAGYPFGARAPVPSGYPAGFTGLEFSPYATRAGAAILDYAMEPSILGAVKPRRPMREHPYQR; encoded by the exons ATGTCTTGTTCTGTCGCTTCTTCTGAATACCTTAACGAACTACTCAGCGACAAAACCACAGTGTCGAAAATGCCCAAGATATTTCTTCACGCTGAACGGTTGCTGGATCAAG aaatcaacagagttagaaatgagttgttCCATGGCATGGTGAACAATGACACAGATAGCAGCATCACAGAACTGCAGCTTCCACCACAAGTAGGGCCAAGAATAAAGTTATCTGAAAAAGTGTTTGCTCCAGTTAAAGAATACCCCAAG TTTAATTTTGTTGGCCGAGTGATTGGTCCTCGGGGCATGACATTACGTGAAGTAGAGACTACCACTGGCTGCAAACTTCTAGTACGAGGGAAAGGTTCtatgaaagacaagaaagtg GAAGAAGAAAAGCGAGGCCAACCCAATTATGAACATCTAGAGGAGGATCTCCATGTACTAATATCTGTAGAGGATACTGAGGACAGAGCTCAGGTGCGACTtgctaaagcaatggaaaaagTGAAAGACCTTCTTCAGCCTGTG GATGAGGGTGAAGATGAGCTTAAAAAGAAGCAGTTGAAAGACTTGGCACTGATGAATGGCACCTTGAGAGAACAAGGAG GAAATGCAGCTGTTCTGCACAATGGTCTCCTTGGTATGCCAATTTCGCCTGCACTTGCTGGATACCCATTTGGAGCAAGGGCACCAG TACCTAGTGGATATCCAGCTGGCTTCACTGGGCTTGAATTTTCACCTTATGCCACAAGAGCTGGAGCTGCTATACTTGATTATGCTATGGAACCTTCAATCCTCG GTGCAGTTAAACCCAGGAGACCGATGAGAGAACATCCATATCAGAGATAA
- the LOC138052670 gene encoding KH domain-containing RNA-binding protein QKI-like isoform X2, whose translation MSCSVASSEYLNELLSDKTTVSKMPKIFLHAERLLDQEINRVRNELFHGMVNNDTDSSITELQLPPQVGPRIKLSEKVFAPVKEYPKFNFVGRVIGPRGMTLREVETTTGCKLLVRGKGSMKDKKVEEEKRGQPNYEHLEEDLHVLISVEDTEDRAQVRLAKAMEKVKDLLQPVDEGEDELKKKQLKDLALMNGTLREQGGNAAVLHNGLLGMPISPALAGYPFGARAPVPSGYPAGFTGLEFSPYATRAGAAILDYAMEPSILVKPRRPMREHPYQR comes from the exons ATGTCTTGTTCTGTCGCTTCTTCTGAATACCTTAACGAACTACTCAGCGACAAAACCACAGTGTCGAAAATGCCCAAGATATTTCTTCACGCTGAACGGTTGCTGGATCAAG aaatcaacagagttagaaatgagttgttCCATGGCATGGTGAACAATGACACAGATAGCAGCATCACAGAACTGCAGCTTCCACCACAAGTAGGGCCAAGAATAAAGTTATCTGAAAAAGTGTTTGCTCCAGTTAAAGAATACCCCAAG TTTAATTTTGTTGGCCGAGTGATTGGTCCTCGGGGCATGACATTACGTGAAGTAGAGACTACCACTGGCTGCAAACTTCTAGTACGAGGGAAAGGTTCtatgaaagacaagaaagtg GAAGAAGAAAAGCGAGGCCAACCCAATTATGAACATCTAGAGGAGGATCTCCATGTACTAATATCTGTAGAGGATACTGAGGACAGAGCTCAGGTGCGACTtgctaaagcaatggaaaaagTGAAAGACCTTCTTCAGCCTGTG GATGAGGGTGAAGATGAGCTTAAAAAGAAGCAGTTGAAAGACTTGGCACTGATGAATGGCACCTTGAGAGAACAAGGAG GAAATGCAGCTGTTCTGCACAATGGTCTCCTTGGTATGCCAATTTCGCCTGCACTTGCTGGATACCCATTTGGAGCAAGGGCACCAG TACCTAGTGGATATCCAGCTGGCTTCACTGGGCTTGAATTTTCACCTTATGCCACAAGAGCTGGAGCTGCTATACTTGATTATGCTATGGAACCTTCAATCCTCG TTAAACCCAGGAGACCGATGAGAGAACATCCATATCAGAGATAA
- the LOC138052670 gene encoding KH domain-containing RNA-binding protein QKI-like isoform X3 yields MVNNDTDSSITELQLPPQVGPRIKLSEKVFAPVKEYPKFNFVGRVIGPRGMTLREVETTTGCKLLVRGKGSMKDKKVEEEKRGQPNYEHLEEDLHVLISVEDTEDRAQVRLAKAMEKVKDLLQPVDEGEDELKKKQLKDLALMNGTLREQGGNAAVLHNGLLGMPISPALAGYPFGARAPVPSGYPAGFTGLEFSPYATRAGAAILDYAMEPSILGAVKPRRPMREHPYQR; encoded by the exons ATGGTGAACAATGACACAGATAGCAGCATCACAGAACTGCAGCTTCCACCACAAGTAGGGCCAAGAATAAAGTTATCTGAAAAAGTGTTTGCTCCAGTTAAAGAATACCCCAAG TTTAATTTTGTTGGCCGAGTGATTGGTCCTCGGGGCATGACATTACGTGAAGTAGAGACTACCACTGGCTGCAAACTTCTAGTACGAGGGAAAGGTTCtatgaaagacaagaaagtg GAAGAAGAAAAGCGAGGCCAACCCAATTATGAACATCTAGAGGAGGATCTCCATGTACTAATATCTGTAGAGGATACTGAGGACAGAGCTCAGGTGCGACTtgctaaagcaatggaaaaagTGAAAGACCTTCTTCAGCCTGTG GATGAGGGTGAAGATGAGCTTAAAAAGAAGCAGTTGAAAGACTTGGCACTGATGAATGGCACCTTGAGAGAACAAGGAG GAAATGCAGCTGTTCTGCACAATGGTCTCCTTGGTATGCCAATTTCGCCTGCACTTGCTGGATACCCATTTGGAGCAAGGGCACCAG TACCTAGTGGATATCCAGCTGGCTTCACTGGGCTTGAATTTTCACCTTATGCCACAAGAGCTGGAGCTGCTATACTTGATTATGCTATGGAACCTTCAATCCTCG GTGCAGTTAAACCCAGGAGACCGATGAGAGAACATCCATATCAGAGATAA